A genomic stretch from Methylorubrum extorquens includes:
- a CDS encoding conserved protein of unknown function; putative NnrU protein (Evidence 4 : Unknown function but conserved in other organisms) codes for MLVMILGLVLFLGTHAFSMARAKRGEVIGRIGEGRFKLGYTLLSVLGLILTVYGYGLYRQEGMIPVWSPPLWTRHLAVLLTLFAFISLAATYLPGHLRARLKHPMLLAVKIWATAHLLANGDLGSILLFGSFLAWAVVARISAKRRALTAGQVAQQHGGQAAPAGWRNDALAVVVGVVAWFVFGKYLHPLLIGVAAWPGQA; via the coding sequence ATGCTGGTTATGATCCTCGGCCTCGTGCTGTTTCTCGGCACGCACGCCTTCTCTATGGCCCGGGCCAAGCGCGGGGAGGTGATCGGCCGGATCGGCGAGGGCCGGTTCAAGCTCGGTTACACCCTGCTCTCGGTGCTCGGCCTGATCCTGACCGTCTATGGCTACGGCCTCTACCGGCAGGAGGGCATGATCCCGGTCTGGTCGCCGCCGCTCTGGACCCGGCATCTCGCGGTGCTGCTGACGCTGTTCGCCTTCATCAGCCTCGCGGCGACCTACCTTCCCGGCCATCTCCGCGCCCGGCTCAAGCACCCGATGCTGCTGGCCGTGAAGATCTGGGCGACCGCCCACCTGCTGGCCAACGGCGATCTCGGCTCGATCCTGCTGTTCGGCTCCTTCCTCGCCTGGGCGGTGGTCGCCCGCATCAGCGCCAAGCGCCGCGCGCTCACGGCCGGCCAAGTGGCGCAGCAGCATGGCGGGCAGGCCGCACCGGCCGGCTGGCGCAACGACGCCCTCGCCGTGGTCGTCGGCGTCGTGGCGTGGTTCGTGTTCGGCAAGTACCTGCACCCGCTGCTCATCGGCGTCGCCGCCTGGCCGGGGCAGGCCTGA
- a CDS encoding protein of unknown function precursor (Evidence 5 : Unknown function), giving the protein MSRLTRLLVAALALSCGAVPPARAAAEPPLSALTLTGPERTLFSATRDACDGADVPDAPARAFRDASGQIAVFGLHYRNRALRGPDFEHLTIDCRVVLDSGEKPDPALYDDRSWITATWTEDGPNVAALLHHEYQANEHEGRCRSKVYMECWYNTVTAAFSRDGGLSFTRTAPPAVVAGAPFRQEEGQGRHRGFFNPSNIFGEGRTRYFLASTTGWDRPGSDQAAGVCLFRTERPEDPTSWRAWTGTGFTAAFPDPYRKTAKIADTCRPVGPFPAPVGAVVRHRGTGAWIAVFMAAKGGVFPESGFYWSTSRDLLTWDVPRLLLAGATLYDDPCGAKRRLIAYPSLLDPGAKGRNFDDVGEGALLTFATLRLEGCTITSDRDLVRRPVSIKVWP; this is encoded by the coding sequence ATGTCCAGACTGACTCGCCTCCTCGTCGCAGCGCTCGCGCTCTCCTGCGGCGCCGTGCCGCCGGCCCGCGCCGCCGCGGAGCCGCCGCTCTCGGCGCTGACCCTGACAGGACCGGAACGGACGCTGTTCTCCGCCACCCGCGACGCCTGCGACGGCGCCGACGTGCCCGATGCGCCCGCCCGCGCCTTCCGCGACGCGTCGGGTCAGATCGCCGTCTTCGGCCTGCACTACCGCAACCGGGCTCTGCGCGGCCCCGACTTCGAGCACCTCACAATCGATTGCCGCGTGGTGCTCGATTCCGGCGAGAAGCCCGACCCGGCGCTCTACGACGACCGCTCGTGGATCACCGCCACCTGGACCGAGGACGGCCCGAACGTCGCCGCCCTCCTCCACCACGAGTACCAGGCCAACGAGCATGAGGGCCGCTGCCGCTCCAAGGTGTACATGGAGTGCTGGTACAACACGGTCACCGCGGCCTTCTCCCGCGACGGGGGCTTGAGCTTCACCCGCACGGCGCCGCCCGCGGTGGTGGCGGGCGCGCCGTTCCGGCAGGAGGAGGGCCAGGGCCGGCACCGGGGCTTCTTCAACCCGTCCAACATCTTCGGCGAGGGGCGAACCCGCTACTTCCTCGCCTCGACCACGGGCTGGGACCGGCCCGGCAGCGATCAGGCGGCGGGCGTCTGCCTGTTCCGTACGGAGCGGCCGGAGGATCCCACAAGCTGGCGCGCCTGGACCGGCACCGGCTTCACCGCCGCCTTTCCCGACCCCTACCGCAAGACGGCCAAGATCGCCGACACCTGCCGGCCGGTCGGGCCGTTTCCCGCCCCCGTCGGCGCGGTGGTGCGCCACCGCGGCACGGGGGCCTGGATCGCGGTGTTCATGGCGGCCAAGGGCGGCGTGTTTCCGGAATCGGGCTTCTACTGGAGCACGTCGCGCGACCTGCTGACCTGGGACGTGCCGCGACTGCTGCTCGCCGGAGCCACGCTCTACGACGATCCGTGCGGGGCCAAGCGCAGGCTGATCGCCTACCCGTCCCTGCTCGATCCGGGTGCCAAGGGCCGCAACTTCGACGATGTCGGCGAAGGCGCGCTCCTCACCTTCGCGACCCTGCGCCTTGAGGGCTGCACCATCACCTCCGACCGCGACCTCGTGCGCCGGCCGGTATCGATCAAGGTCTGGCCTTGA
- a CDS encoding putative histidine kinase, domains HK, ATPase and sensory PAS (Evidence 3 : Putative function from multiple computational evidences; Product type e : enzyme), producing the protein MTGFPKGASLPSGVTVEVFAAAFEASPTPMVVTDPRRGDNPVVWANGAFLGLTGYAREELYGQNCRMLQGPLTDAAVLQTMRSALATGRPFEGELLNYRKDGTSFWNGMTINPVCDEAGKVLFFFSAQADMTDKHRLELAMRDANDALEREVSERTADLRSALEQKTALLHEVDHRVKNNLQVISSLMLLKARRTPEGDARNALQAMADRIGALSTAHRMLYSEGDVTRFDFREFTADLIADLAAGLDGDRTRIETEIEALALSAAMAAPLALLIHELTTNALHHAFPEARRGRVAIEAHRFEAGMRLVIQDDGIGMAAVPSNPAGFGRTLVEMVVRQLRGTLEWSDAGPGTRITITIPLVGTDAL; encoded by the coding sequence ATGACGGGTTTTCCCAAAGGAGCGAGCCTGCCCTCGGGCGTCACGGTGGAGGTCTTCGCGGCAGCCTTCGAGGCCAGCCCGACGCCGATGGTGGTCACCGATCCGCGGCGGGGCGACAACCCGGTCGTCTGGGCCAACGGCGCCTTTCTCGGGCTCACGGGCTATGCCCGCGAGGAACTCTACGGTCAGAATTGCCGCATGCTGCAAGGTCCCCTCACCGATGCGGCGGTGCTTCAGACGATGCGGTCGGCTCTCGCCACGGGCCGGCCGTTCGAGGGCGAGCTGCTCAATTACCGCAAGGACGGCACGTCGTTCTGGAACGGCATGACGATCAATCCCGTCTGCGACGAGGCGGGCAAGGTCCTGTTCTTCTTCTCGGCCCAGGCCGACATGACCGACAAGCACCGCCTGGAACTGGCGATGCGCGACGCCAACGACGCGCTGGAGCGCGAGGTGAGCGAGCGGACCGCCGACCTGCGCTCGGCCCTGGAACAGAAGACCGCGCTGCTCCACGAGGTCGATCATCGGGTCAAGAACAACCTCCAGGTCATCTCTTCGCTGATGCTGCTGAAGGCCCGCCGCACGCCGGAGGGCGACGCCCGCAACGCGCTCCAGGCCATGGCCGACCGGATCGGCGCCCTCTCCACGGCCCACCGGATGCTGTACTCGGAGGGCGACGTCACCCGCTTCGACTTCCGGGAGTTCACCGCCGACCTGATCGCAGACCTCGCCGCCGGCCTCGACGGGGACCGCACCCGGATCGAGACGGAGATCGAGGCGCTGGCGCTCTCCGCCGCCATGGCCGCCCCGCTGGCGCTGCTGATCCACGAATTGACGACGAACGCCCTGCACCACGCCTTCCCGGAGGCGCGCCGCGGCCGGGTCGCGATCGAGGCACATCGTTTCGAGGCGGGGATGCGCCTCGTCATTCAGGACGACGGCATCGGCATGGCCGCGGTGCCGTCCAACCCCGCGGGCTTCGGCCGCACCCTGGTCGAGATGGTGGTGCGCCAGTTGCGCGGCACCCTTGAATGGTCGGATGCCGGGCCCGGCACGCGGATCACGATCACGATCCCGCTGGTCGGGACCGACGCATTGTGA
- a CDS encoding membrane protein of unknown function (Evidence 5 : Unknown function) has translation MRGTRKGCDGGCGPQVRHVFCGDRDQRCASVRAPGSARRPRSMQPCPTGGGSREFYAMADAANSKTLPKDTPLKAQPRKLRLRDITEDKRVAQMLALGFSSGLPLLLVLGTFTLRLADSGIDIKTIGLFSYVALPYSLKFLWAPSIDRVDVPFLAPRLGRKRAWMIVTQIATALALVLMAFADPKDHLALIGLGAFLVAFCAATQDVVIDGWRIEAAGTDLQGIMAATSNLGYRFGLILAGAGALYVAAYGGWTLAYLCMAALMGVGLTAALLATPYDRPREAATGKRDLPAAVRRAVLEPLTELYARMGKALFAVLALVALYRMPDFVSGVMANPLYITLGYGKAEIATIVKLFGIWVGIAGGLCGRLVDRPARHVPDPGDRRLHRRRLAPVAGVAGARRAGAMAARHRGLDREPVRLLRRHRADRLHVEPDHAGLCGHAIRPVLLTLRPAGQAGRWYLRLRGGGLRLPGLLRDDRGGRHPRRRPVLCRGTHPAAHGARGKPGRGHARGRAGGGTQPAPSVLPQPKRAPRSRPKSRGRRRERPCRCWRNPAGSDRPAGRKVLVGGGPRRPAARGDRIGEAGACLPALGGRGRAPRHDRPRAAGAHHRDGGQRHGRRDAHGPSGRAGDPAGQGREARRHRAGAHRNRGWRAPEPPARVERNPPQGARRGDRCGRRRARPRDAGGRAAGLHDAHAALHRRDRQGRGRGSERSRKRARLCAGLRARRTGRRRNDGRR, from the coding sequence TTGCGCGGGACTCGCAAGGGATGTGACGGGGGCTGCGGGCCGCAAGTCCGTCATGTTTTCTGCGGAGATCGGGATCAAAGATGCGCGAGTGTCCGGGCGCCCGGCTCCGCGCGGCGTCCCAGATCCATGCAACCCTGCCCGACGGGCGGGGGCTCCAGGGAGTTTTACGCGATGGCGGATGCGGCGAACTCCAAGACGCTTCCTAAGGACACGCCCCTGAAAGCGCAGCCGCGCAAGCTGCGCCTGCGCGACATCACCGAGGACAAGCGCGTCGCGCAGATGCTGGCGCTCGGCTTCTCCTCCGGCCTGCCGCTCCTGCTCGTGCTCGGCACCTTCACCCTGCGGCTCGCCGATTCCGGCATCGACATCAAGACGATCGGCCTGTTCAGCTACGTCGCGCTGCCCTACTCGCTGAAGTTCCTCTGGGCGCCTTCGATCGACCGGGTCGACGTGCCGTTCCTGGCCCCGCGCCTCGGCCGCAAGCGCGCCTGGATGATCGTGACGCAGATCGCCACCGCCCTGGCGCTAGTCCTGATGGCCTTCGCCGACCCGAAGGACCATCTCGCGCTCATCGGCCTCGGCGCCTTCCTCGTCGCCTTCTGCGCCGCCACCCAGGACGTGGTGATCGACGGCTGGCGCATCGAGGCGGCGGGCACCGACCTGCAGGGCATCATGGCCGCCACCTCGAACCTCGGCTACCGGTTCGGGCTGATCCTGGCCGGCGCCGGCGCGCTCTACGTCGCGGCCTATGGCGGCTGGACGCTCGCCTATCTCTGCATGGCCGCGCTGATGGGCGTCGGCCTGACCGCGGCCCTGCTCGCCACGCCCTATGACCGGCCGCGCGAAGCGGCGACGGGCAAGCGCGACCTGCCCGCCGCCGTGCGCCGCGCCGTGCTGGAGCCACTGACGGAACTCTACGCCCGGATGGGCAAGGCCCTGTTCGCGGTGCTGGCGCTCGTCGCGCTCTACCGGATGCCGGACTTCGTCTCCGGCGTGATGGCCAACCCGCTCTACATCACGCTCGGCTACGGCAAGGCGGAGATCGCCACCATCGTCAAGCTGTTCGGCATCTGGGTCGGGATCGCCGGGGGGCTTTGCGGGCGGCTGGTCGATCGCCCGGCTCGGCATGTTCCCGACCCTGGTGATCGGCGCCTTCATCGCCGCCGCCTCGCACCTGTCGCTGGCGTGGCTGGCGCTCGGCGAGCCGGAGCAATGGCGGCTCGCCATCGCGGTCTCGATCGAGAGCCTGTGCGGCTCCTTCGCCGGCATCGCGCTGATCGCCTACATGTCGAGCCTGACCACGCCGGGCTTTGCGGCCACGCAATACGCCCTGTTCTCCTCACTCTACGCCCTGCCGGGCAAGCTGGTCGCTGGTACCTCCGGCTTCGTGGTGGCGGCTTACGGCTTCCCGGCCTTCTTCGCGATGACCGCGGCGGTCGGCATCCCCGTCGTCGCCCTGTGCTTTGCCGTGGGACGCATCCCGCAGCGCACGGCGCCCGCGGAAAGCCCGGCCGAGGCCACGCCCGAGGCCGTGCAGGGGGGGGAACCCAACCGGCCCCGTCGGTCTTGCCTCAGCCGAAGCGGGCCCCGAGATCCCGCCCAAAGTCGCGAGGGCGCAGACGTGAACGACCTTGCCGTTGTTGGAGAAACCCTGCCGGTTCCGATCGACCCGCCGGCCGGAAAGTCCTTGTCGGAGGAGGACCGCGCCGTCCTGCGGCGCGCGGTGACCGTATTGGAGAAGCCGGGGCTTGCCTCCCGGCTCTCGGCGGCCGCGGGCGCGCCCCTCGACATGATCGGCCGCGCGCTGCCGGCGCCCATCACCGAGACGGTGGCCAGCGCCACGGAAGGCGCGATGCGCACGGCCCTTCGGGTCGCGCTGGCGACCCTGCCGGACAAGGACGTGAAGCCCGCCGGCACCGCGCTGGAGCGCATCGAAACCGAGGCTGGCGGGCGCCTGAGCCGCCTGCTCGGGTCGAGCGAAACCCGCCACAAGGCGCTCGCCGCGGTGACCGGTGCGGTCGGCGGCGTGCTCGGCCTCGCGACGCTGGCGGTAGAGCTGCCGGTCTCCACGACGCTCATGCTGCGCTCCATCGCCGAGATCGCCAGGGAAGAGGGCGAGGATCTGAGCGATCCCGAAAGCGCGCTCGCCTGTGTGCAGGTCTTCGCGCTCGGCGGACGGGCCGGCGCCGAAACGACGGTCGCCGATAG
- a CDS encoding protein of unknown function (Evidence 5 : Unknown function), with product MAENSVRSGPVRVSAESGGSAAARAGGTAPQESASAATRRRVSLDIAKRLRFEPLQGACPHPPERAPSTGCPHAGYDPRPRAVSRHARLLYGPGQARGGDRPDRRGPVQARLHPALGARPDPDRLWLRPLPAGGHDPGLVAAALDPASRGAADAVRLHQPRGDLPSRPSPRPAQAPDAAGREDLGDRPPAGQRRSRLDPAVRLLPRLGGGRPHQRQAPRAHGRPSGAAAWRAGRTGRLAQRRPRRGRRRRGVVRVRQVPAPAAHRRRRLAGAGLTGRSLEAIALERIPTKWEPVRR from the coding sequence GTGGCGGAGAACAGCGTCCGTTCCGGTCCTGTCAGGGTCAGCGCCGAGAGCGGCGGCTCCGCGGCGGCGCGGGCCGGCGGCACGGCGCCGCAGGAGAGCGCGAGCGCTGCGACGAGGAGGCGAGTCAGTCTGGACATCGCGAAAAGATTGCGTTTTGAACCGTTACAGGGAGCTTGTCCGCATCCGCCGGAGCGAGCGCCGTCCACAGGCTGCCCCCATGCTGGTTATGATCCTCGGCCTCGTGCTGTTTCTCGGCACGCACGCCTTCTCTATGGCCCGGGCCAAGCGCGGGGAGGTGATCGGCCGGATCGGCGAGGGCCGGTTCAAGCTCGGTTACACCCTGCTCTCGGTGCTCGGCCTGATCCTGACCGTCTATGGCTACGGCCTCTACCGGCAGGAGGGCATGATCCCGGTCTGGTCGCCGCCGCTCTGGACCCGGCATCTCGCGGTGCTGCTGACGCTGTTCGCCTTCATCAGCCTCGCGGCGACCTACCTTCCCGGCCATCTCCGCGCCCGGCTCAAGCACCCGATGCTGCTGGCCGTGAAGATCTGGGCGACCGCCCACCTGCTGGCCAACGGCGATCTCGGCTCGATCCTGCTGTTCGGCTCCTTCCTCGCCTGGGCGGTGGTCGCCCGCATCAGCGCCAAGCGCCGCGCGCTCACGGCCGGCCAAGTGGCGCAGCAGCATGGCGGGCAGGCCGCACCGGCCGGCTGGCGCAACGACGCCCTCGCCGTGGTCGTCGGCGTCGTGGCGTGGTTCGTGTTCGGCAAGTACCTGCACCCGCTGCTCATCGGCGTCGCCGCCTGGCCGGGGCAGGCCTGACAGGGCGATCGCTCGAAGCGATCGCCCTAGAGCGCA
- a CDS encoding Putative Response regulator; CheY-like protein (Evidence 3 : Putative function from multiple computational evidences; Product type r : regulator), whose translation MPEVREGPLRILVVEDEVLIALELECLLEDLGHVSVGVAGSSADAIALGRTALPDVALVDIHLIDGPTGVEVARQLSRDPRVTVVFMTANAKRIPPDFAGALGVIAKPYSERAVAGALDYVAQRRAGHPPSAETLDGFHLAPAAGGGDWTGGAP comes from the coding sequence ATGCCCGAGGTGAGGGAGGGGCCCCTGCGCATTCTCGTTGTCGAGGACGAGGTGCTGATCGCCCTCGAACTGGAATGCCTGCTGGAAGACCTCGGTCATGTCAGCGTCGGCGTCGCGGGCTCCTCGGCGGACGCCATCGCGCTGGGCCGCACCGCCCTGCCGGACGTGGCGCTGGTGGACATCCACCTCATCGACGGGCCGACCGGAGTGGAGGTGGCGCGCCAGTTGAGCCGCGACCCGCGGGTCACCGTGGTGTTCATGACCGCCAACGCCAAGCGCATCCCGCCGGATTTCGCGGGTGCGCTCGGGGTGATCGCCAAGCCCTATTCCGAGCGCGCCGTAGCAGGCGCCCTCGACTACGTCGCCCAGCGCCGTGCCGGCCACCCGCCCTCCGCCGAGACCCTCGATGGCTTCCACCTCGCTCCGGCCGCAGGCGGCGGGGATTGGACCGGCGGCGCGCCGTAA
- a CDS encoding protein of unknown function (Evidence 5 : Unknown function), whose translation MCLDRDPAAARLREGVVQGVRRQFVDQQRQRGGHGGGERQRLDLRLDPGAVPVEAGGEVCDQVGGELPEVEAGDVALRVQHPVGRGEGADPVGHGLERVAGVALRRAAGLQQHQRRDDLEVVLDPMIDLVEQRGLLFQGRAQVGGPLAHLALQRVVGVAHRQFQAVLVGHVGLGREEEQDLARLVADGIDRHAVPERRAVLAVIEQLALERPARGESRPHRLKHRRIGEGTLQHAAILTVEFLAGIAREPEKGAVGPDDRVVAPPRIGDHHRRRAGLEGCREDLHRDARGQARSFGKTRHLYANTGMPLSSAAREPESPDAFRSVRPRDSNEPALPPFRAVKHGAPCGPVIVPEPAITVLSTMLALYGAQDSDFARDSQGM comes from the coding sequence ATGTGCCTCGATCGCGACCCGGCCGCGGCGCGCCTCCGGGAAGGCGTGGTGCAGGGCGTTCGTCGTCAATTCGTGGATCAGCAGCGCCAGCGGGGCGGCCATGGCGGCGGAGAGCGCCAGCGCCTCGATCTCCGTCTCGATCCGGGTGCGGTCCCCGTCGAGGCCGGCGGCGAGGTCTGCGATCAGGTCGGCGGTGAACTCCCGGAAGTCGAAGCGGGTGACGTCGCCCTCCGAGTACAGCATCCGGTGGGCCGTGGAGAGGGCGCCGATCCGGTCGGCCATGGCCTGGAGCGCGTTGCGGGCGTCGCCCTCCGGCGTGCGGCGGGCCTTCAGCAGCATCAGCGAAGAGATGACCTGGAGGTTGTTCTTGACCCGATGATCGACCTCGTGGAGCAGCGCGGTCTTCTGTTCCAGGGCCGAGCGCAGGTCGGCGGTCCGCTCGCTCACCTCGCGCTCCAGCGCGTCGTTGGCGTCGCGCATCGCCAGTTCCAGGCGGTGCTTGTCGGTCATGTCGGCCTGGGCCGAGAAGAAGAACAGGACCTTGCCCGCCTCGTCGCAGACGGGATTGATCGTCATGCCGTTCCAGAACGACGTGCCGTCCTTGCGGTAATTGAGCAGCTCGCCCTCGAACGGCCGGCCCGTGGCGAGAGCCGACCGCATCGTCTGAAGCACCGCCGCATCGGTGAGGGGACCTTGCAGCATGCGGCAATTCTGACCGTAGAGTTCCTCGCGGGCATAGCCCGTGAGCCCGAGAAAGGCGCCGTTGGCCCAGACGACCGGGTTGTCGCCCCGCCGCGGATCGGTGACCACCATCGGCGTCGGGCTGGCCTCGAAGGCTGCCGCGAAGACCTCCACCGTGACGCCCGAGGGCAGGCTCGCTCCTTTGGGAAAACCCGTCATCTCTACGCCAACACAGGCATGCCGCTCTCGAGCGCGGCACGCGAACCGGAGTCACCCGACGCATTCCGTAGCGTCCGGCCCCGCGACTCCAACGAGCCGGCCCTTCCCCCGTTCCGTGCGGTGAAGCACGGAGCACCCTGCGGACCTGTCATCGTGCCGGAGCCTGCAATTACGGTTCTATCAACCATGTTGGCTCTATACGGAGCCCAGGATTCCGACTTTGCGCGGGACTCGCAAGGGATGTGA
- a CDS encoding conserved membrane protein of unknown function (Evidence 4 : Unknown function but conserved in other organisms) — MFPTLVIGAFIAAASHLSLAWLALGEPEQWRLAIAVSIESLCGSFAGIALIAYMSSLTTPGFAATQYALFSSLYALPGKLVAGTSGFVVAAYGFPAFFAMTAAVGIPVVALCFAVGRIPQRTAPAESPAEATPEAVQGGEPNRPRRSCLSRSGPRDPAQSREGADVNDLAVVGETLPVPIDPPAGKSLSEEDRAVLRRAVTVLEKPGLASRLSAAAGAPLDMIGRALPAPITETVASATEGAMRTALRVALATLPDKDVKPAGTALERIETEAGGRLSRLLGSSETRHKALAAVTGAVGGVLGLATLAVELPVSTTLMLRSIAEIAREEGEDLSDPESALACVQVFALGGRAGAETTVADSGYFAVRAALAKTMSEAARYAAHRSLLDAGAPPLVRLTAQIAARFGLVVSQKVAAQAVPVIGALGGRCRQRRLHGPLPVHGPRPLHRAPAGAGLRQGRGARGLSRGEGGARPRLRGRHAVGRRPIPSSPSS; from the coding sequence ATGTTCCCGACCCTGGTGATCGGCGCCTTCATCGCCGCCGCCTCGCACCTGTCGCTGGCGTGGCTGGCGCTCGGCGAGCCGGAGCAATGGCGGCTCGCCATCGCGGTCTCGATCGAGAGCCTGTGCGGCTCCTTCGCCGGCATCGCGCTGATCGCCTACATGTCGAGCCTGACCACGCCGGGCTTTGCGGCCACGCAATACGCCCTGTTCTCCTCACTCTACGCCCTGCCGGGCAAGCTGGTCGCTGGTACCTCCGGCTTCGTGGTGGCGGCTTACGGCTTCCCGGCCTTCTTCGCGATGACCGCGGCGGTCGGCATCCCCGTCGTCGCCCTGTGCTTTGCCGTGGGACGCATCCCGCAGCGCACGGCGCCCGCGGAAAGCCCGGCCGAGGCCACGCCCGAGGCCGTGCAGGGGGGGGAACCCAACCGGCCCCGTCGGTCTTGCCTCAGCCGAAGCGGGCCCCGAGATCCCGCCCAAAGTCGCGAGGGCGCAGACGTGAACGACCTTGCCGTTGTTGGAGAAACCCTGCCGGTTCCGATCGACCCGCCGGCCGGAAAGTCCTTGTCGGAGGAGGACCGCGCCGTCCTGCGGCGCGCGGTGACCGTATTGGAGAAGCCGGGGCTTGCCTCCCGGCTCTCGGCGGCCGCGGGCGCGCCCCTCGACATGATCGGCCGCGCGCTGCCGGCGCCCATCACCGAGACGGTGGCCAGCGCCACGGAAGGCGCGATGCGCACGGCCCTTCGGGTCGCGCTGGCGACCCTGCCGGACAAGGACGTGAAGCCCGCCGGCACCGCGCTGGAGCGCATCGAAACCGAGGCTGGCGGGCGCCTGAGCCGCCTGCTCGGGTCGAGCGAAACCCGCCACAAGGCGCTCGCCGCGGTGACCGGTGCGGTCGGCGGCGTGCTCGGCCTCGCGACGCTGGCGGTAGAGCTGCCGGTCTCCACGACGCTCATGCTGCGCTCCATCGCCGAGATCGCCAGGGAAGAGGGCGAGGATCTGAGCGATCCCGAAAGCGCGCTCGCCTGTGTGCAGGTCTTCGCGCTCGGCGGACGGGCCGGCGCCGAAACGACGGTCGCCGATAGCGGCTACTTCGCGGTGCGCGCCGCACTCGCCAAGACCATGTCGGAAGCCGCCCGCTACGCCGCCCACCGCTCGCTGCTCGATGCCGGCGCGCCGCCGCTGGTGCGGCTCACCGCGCAGATCGCCGCCCGCTTCGGCCTCGTCGTCTCGCAGAAGGTCGCGGCCCAGGCCGTGCCGGTGATCGGGGCACTCGGGGGGCGCTGCCGTCAACGCCGCCTTCATGGACCACTTCCAGTCCATGGCCCGCGCCCACTTCACCGTGCGCCGGCTGGAGCGGGCCTACGGCAAGGACGCGGTGCACGCGGCCTATCTCGAGGAGAAGGCGGCGCTCGGCCTCGGCTGAGGGGGCGGCACGCGGTTGGCCGACGACCGATCCCGTCCTCGCCCTCATCCTGA